In a single window of the Necator americanus strain Aroian chromosome X, whole genome shotgun sequence genome:
- a CDS encoding hypothetical protein (NECATOR_CHRX.G25068.T1) gives MSYNHLFKIVVVGDHNCGKSCMLLRFAENTFRMDHLSTIGVDFKLKTIKLGRDKIRLELWDTAGMERYRTIYNSYYHSAHGVMCVYDMTNEKSFSSLESYWLKQIKEHAPQNSVLMLVGNKADLGDERKFDVMVLSEVID, from the exons ATGAGCTACAATCATCTATTTAAA ATAGTTGTGGTTGGTGACCATAATTGCGGAAAATCGTGTATGTTGCTCCGCTTTGCAGAAAACACTTTCAGAATGGATCATCTGAGCACCATTGGTGTTGATTTCAAACTGAAAACGATTAAGCTAGGTCGTGATAAG ATTCGGTTGGAATTGTGGGACACGGCTGGAATGGAAAGATATCGGACAATTTATAACTCGTATTATCATTCTGCTCATGGCGTCATGTGTGTGTATGACATGACGAATGAGAAATCCTTCAGCAGTTTAGAGAGTTACTGGTTAAAGCAGATCAAAGAACATGCACCTCAGAATTCTGTATTGATGTTAGTTGGCAACAAAGCTGACTTGGGAGATGAAAGAAAG TTTGATGTGATGGTTTTGAGCGAAGTGATTGATTAA